AGATCGACGAACGCCTCTGGCGACAAACCGAGTAGCACCTTCCACAGCGGCTCCTGCCTGGCCTTTGCCCATAAATCAAAACATGCATTCGTAATCGAAGCGAGAGCGAGATGAACCACGCCCTTATGCGGGCCCAGCCAACGCAACTGCGGTTCGTCAGCCAGCTTACGAAACATCACACCAAACTCGGCCATGAGCTCTTCGAGTTCTAATCCAACCAGGCGCTGCGCCAGCATACCGATCGCGCCACATACCAGATCGTTCCCTGCTCCCATGGTAAGCACAAGACCAGTTCCACTTAACCCATTGTCGAGAGTGATCTGAGTTACCGCAAAAGAATATTCCGGAGCAGAGTGAACTGCATCTGAACCCTCGCCAGGCTCAAGCTGAAATCGTGCATCGCGGGTACTGACTTCTTTGATGAACATAGCCCTACGATCTGAATAAATTCCTTGATATCGAATTGAAGTGATTATACAAATAAGCGCTTAAATTGAGCCATAAAGATTTCAATAAATAGAAATTTAAAATGCATACATCCCAAGTTGAAACAGCTAAAAAATCACTTTAATACTGCTTGACAGTCGTGTTTTGGAAATACTAAGTTTTCCATATATGAGCGCTCAACAGAAAAACCGCCGTGACTTTCTTCAGCTTGCACTTGCAGCATCTTCGCTTCCGCTTTTTCCGAGATTTGCATTCGGAACGGGGATTGAGGACGAGCGCACCTCATGGTATCGTGAGGCTAAATTCGGCATGTTTATTCATTGGGGTCCATATTCTCTCGCCAGCGTCGAAGCTTCGTGGCCTATCATGCGCCCCAAACCCGACGGCATTAGCGAAGCGGATTATCGCGCGCTCCCCGCACGCTTCAACCCAACGAAGTTTGATCCCGATGCATGGATAGACCTTGCCCGCACTGCTGGCCAACAATACATGGTCTTCACATCGAAACACCATGACGGCTTCTGCATGTTCGATTCTTCTTACACCGACTACAAGATCACGAAGACACCATACGGAAAAGATATTGTGAAACAGCTATCCGACGCATGTGCTGCAAGAGACATGCGTCTCGGCCTCTATTACTCGCCGCCCGACTTACATCACCCCGACTTCCGCGATACATCAAAGCTCGCCGCGACTAACTGGAACGGCGAACCGGAGCGCCCCGAATGGCCCACATATCTCGAATACATGCAGCTTCAACTAACGGAATTGCTTTCGAAATATGGCCCGGTAGTTCTTATCTGGTTCGACGGACTGTACCATCAGGAAAAATACGATGGCCAGCGATTCATAAAACTAATCCGCTCGCTCCAGTCGGGCACACTCGTAAATGATCGCATTGGTGTGCCAGGCGACTATGTAACTCCAGAGCAATTTATTCCGAAGTCAATTCCCATCAAGCAAGCTCATTTCTTTGCCACCGATCAAAACGTTGAAAAAGAGTTGAAGATCGGAATACCTCGCCCCGAAGACTTCCAGTTGTGGGAGACCTGCATGACCATCAACAACACCTGGGCCTACAACATGCACGACCATGACTATAAGTCGTCGCAAACATTGATCCGCGGTCTCGTTGAAGTGGCCAGTCGCGGAGGAAATTTTCTGCTCAACGTCGGACCGCAGCCCGATGGACAAATTCAACCCGAGTTCCAGGAACGGTTGCGTGCCATAGGTGATTGGATGGCTGTCAATAGCGACTCAATTTATGGCACCACCTATGGACCTGTCCAGGGCGTCAACGGCATTCGAACGACAGCGAAGCACGACAAAGTTTATGTCAGCATCTTCGATTGGCCATCCACTCCATTGGATATTCCAGGGTTGAAGAAGAAAGTGATCTCCGCTCATCTGCTGGCCACCGGCCAGCCACTGAAATTCAAACAGACAGAAACTGGAGTTCAGATCGATCTCCCTGCTCAGGCACCCGACGTGAATGCAAGTGTCGTCGCACTCAGAACGCTGTAAGAGATTGCACGGCTGAATCAAAACCCATTCAGTCACAACTCTGCCAGGCATCGCACCTACAGGTGAGCCTCTAACTGGGGAATGTTCCACGTGGAACATTCTGAGCAAGCATAAGTGTGCTAATCACGCTCAGCGAATTTGCCGCATGTTACTTTTTTCTCTGAAATTTAGATTTGCGTAGAATAACTATTTTTTGTGCATGCCTTAACAGGCATAGCAAAATTGATATGGGAACGTGCTTCCAGTACCCGCGCCGGTCATTTTGAATTTACTGACGATCGTCAGAAAGAATAATCGTGTGTCCATCCTTGTGCGATGAGTTTGCACAAAGATGGACACACGAAATTTGTAGCGTTTGAATTTAGACCACCCTAGAAGATGATCTTTCCGGCAAATTGCAGTATGCGTGGTTTGTTAGCGGTGTTGTTGACTGTACCAAAGTTACCGCCGTCATTGATGTTCGCATCCGGCGTACCGAGGACGACGTTGTTCATGAGATTAAAGCCTTCCGCACGAAATTCAAAACTCAACGAATCGTGGATAGGAAATTGCCTGAATACAGACCCATCCAATTCCCAAAAATTCTGAGTTCTAAGAGAGTTTCTTCCCGCTGTTCCGTACGTATATGCGTCAGGAGTTACGTAAGCAGCCTTATTGAAGTACTCGTGGCTTGTCCGCTTAGTTATTTTGTTGGGATCTCCGATCACGTCCAATGTTTCGTAAGTAGTTCCATTGCCGGTGTTGGCAATATCGCTACTGGTAACTGGAGTAAAGACCTGGCCAGTATGAGCTACAAAGATGTTATTTATCTGCCAATTGCCCAGGACGTAATCGAAGAGTCGATTCCCTGTCGAGAACATCCTCCCCTTACCAACGGGAACTTGATAGAGAGTATTGACCGATAGAACATTGGTAAGATCCGTTCCAGATACCGAGCGGCTCCCGAAACCGGATGGGTTGTAAGGATCCTGCGGGACAGTTCCCTCAACACCAAACCATCCATCGCCGCCTACATTGATATCTTTCGACCATGTATATGCTACCTGGTACGAAAATCCATTGCTGAAGCGCTTGTTTAACTGGAACTGCATGGCATGATAGTTGGAAGAACCGATGCTGCGGTCATAGAACGTCGGAGCTATGTACGGATACAAGGCTCGCGCCTGAGCATCTCCCGGTCCGGGAGTAAGAGCGGTGTTATAGTACCCGCCAACATCATTTCTACGGGAAACTGAACCGACATAATTCAGTCCAATGGTGGTTGATGTACCCAGCTGGCGTTCAATACCAAGAGTCCATTGTTCAGAGTACGCGTTCTTGATGTGCGGATCGTAGAACCATTGCACCTGCTGGAAGGGCGTCGGAGCTGGGAAAAGCCCGCTCGTACTACCTGCAAAGGGATTTTGCGCAGTTGCCGTCGGCGTCGCTGAAGCGGTGCTAGGAATATTCAGGCTGTTGTTGATGAGCTGGCCGATATCAGGCCATGAGCCCTCAATGTTCTGCGCCATCTGGCTGATCGCGGCCCAGTTGTCATAAACAATTCCAAAGCCGCCGCGAACAACTGTTTTTTCGTCGAAGCGATAGGCAAACCCAAAGCGTGGGCCGAAGTTAGTGAATGTGTCGTGTGCGATCTTGCCGCGTGGATCCAGGACAACGTGAGCGGGCAACGTACCATCACCGGGGATACAAGGTGCGAAGCCTCGCTGAGCGCACGATGGTGGAAGCTTCTGCAGCACATATGTGCCATTGCTAAAGTCCATATCTCCGGTTTCGATGCCGCCATTTTTGCCTATTGTGGCATCGGTACCATAGGGAGGAATGAAGGTCAGATCGTAGCGCAGACCGATGTTGAACGTCAATTTTGGTGATGCCTTCCACGTGTCCTGAACAAACGCACTGAGCACTCCTCCTGGACGCGTCGTTTCACTCACATTACGACGATTTGCGCTGTTGGGAACATCAAGAAGAAAGGAACTAAGCGAATCGCCTACTTGGCTGGAGTCTTCTGGATTTCCCGTTTGCTGCGCCTGAAAACCTAGATTGGCATATGCAATCGGACTTGCGAAGGAGTTGCTGATGTAACCGCCTCCGAAGTGCAATTCATGATCTCCAAGGATCTTGGTAACCGTGCCGCTGATTTGCGTACTGTCAGTTGCTTTTGGAGTATTCTGAACACTTTCTCCACCATCGGCATACCCGGAAATCCCAGGATCAGGAAGCAGATTGCCTCCATTCGCTGCGTTGAAAGAGCCAGCAAAACCCGTGGAAAATCCCACTTGGGTAAAGATATTAGTCGAAGGTGTAGCAAAGTGCGTTGTCTCATTATGCTGGACTGTTGTGTGCGCAGCATCGATTTGAACGATCAGGCTCGGGCCAAAGGTATGCACATAACTTCCACCCCAGTTACGAGCTGGAATCGCGGTGGTGCTAGGCAAGCCCGGAACACCGCCGGACTGCGTAGTCGTGGAGTTGATAAAGCTGTAGCGGAACCATGCCGAGTTGCTCGCACCGAAAGTTTGATCGACTCTCGCAGTCCACTCATTTTGCGTCTGCACCACAGGGGTACTATCAATCGCATTATCCAGGGTGCCTGCGATGGTCGCTCCAGCTTTCGGAAAGACAAACTGAGCGTAGGCCACCATCGCCGGATCGATCAGGTTGCTCGGAATCTGTTTGCCAGGAAAAATATCGCGAATATATCGCCCTGGGTTAGCTGGATCGGGGCGAGTAGAAAAAGGGTTGTAAATATTAGAGGCCGAAGCACTCTCATCTCCGGATAGCTGAGCCTCAGTAGGAACGAGCAGTAGATTGTCATTGGGCTGTGTATAACGCAGGCCCTGATATGCGCCGAAAAAGAATGTCTTATTTCGGCCGTTGTACAGCTTGGGAAACACAACAGGACCACCAGCAGAAGCGCCGAACTGATTTTGACGAAAAGGAGGGTTAGTCTGAGTAAGTGGCAAGCTGGCGTCGAAAGCATCGTTGCGTATGTATTCCCACAACGTGCCATGAAGAGAATTCGTACCGGACTTGGTTACGACATTCACGACACCGCCCAGCACGGAGCCGGCCTCAGCACTATCCGTATGCGAAACAATCTTGAATTCCTGTATCGCATCGACGATTGGTGGCACGGCATACGTACTAAGAATGCTTCCGTAGTTTACGAGTCCGTCAGTTAGATAGAAATTACTGCGATTCGTCTGACCATTGATTGCAGGAAATGTGAAAGAGGATCCCTGCACTGCCGGAGGACCAGCAAACCCACCGCCGTTGCTCTGACCGGTGTTGATAGGAACTACGCCTGGTGTAAGTTCCAGCAGCTGGGTAAAGTTGCGTCCATTCAAAGGCAAATCATTGACCTGCTTCGTGGCCATGACGGTGCCTAGGTTAGAACTGGTTACATCCAACTGAGGGGTCGCCCCCTGTACCGTCACAACGGTATTCTGCATGCCCACCTGAAGAGCAAAGTCAAATGTAGCCGTCTGACCTACGGCAAGAGTGAAAGACGGTATCTGCCGCGTATCAAAACCGCTTGAGGTAGCTTCCAGCCTGTAGTTTCCTGGAATGATACTCACGATCACGTAGGCACCGTCATTGTTCGATAGCGTGGTGCGATCAACGTTCGTGTCCAGGTTATGCAACTTTACGCTGGCGTTGGGAACTGCCGCGCCTGCCGGATCTCGGACTACGCCGTTCACAGATGCCGTGGACTGGGCAAAACCATCCATAGTAAGCAGGAAAAAACATGTGAGGAAGCTTAGTAACCAGGCATTCTTCAACCATTGCCGGTGCAAGCTTGAATTTCTCGTCGTACGCGTCTCTTTTTCCATGTAAGCAAGGCCTCTCTTGCATCTCTGTTCGTGCGGAACTGTTTAGCTCAGTTTGCCGATTGGTCGATGGGTGCGTTCGATTTCAACTAAGATTCGCTGCCACCTCACCGCCGCGACTTTGTTTTACACGTCAAACAATTGATTCGCATGTCAAACGCGGAAAAAGTACATCACGCTTAAAAGGATTGTCAATCCAATTTTTGGACTTTTTGAGAATGCTCTTTTTAGGGGGTGCTACCCGTGCGCAGCGATGAGTGATGAGGCTATTAAGTAGCCCTCTTCTGCCAGGCAAAAGCTATCTCGGCACAGCCGCTGAGGTTAGAATGCGGCAGGCGGATAAGTATCAAGAAAATTGCTCTTTACCTGCCTACTCGGGCGGTAGAAGTTGCAATGATTTTCTGATCTCTTCATCATCCGGGGATAACTTTTGCGCAGCGAGAAGCTCTGCACGGCCATTGCGAAAATCACCGGAACGGCAGTAGATCAAGCCAAGATCTTTGTGCAGCCGGGATAGCGCGTCACATTCTTTACAGGCAGCAAGCGCTTCCTTGAGTTGCGAAATCGCATGCGGCCAATCATGAGCGTTGGCAGAGGCCACTGCAAAGTTGCCGAGCATCTGGGCTCGATCCATGATGTGCTGCTGTGCTTTCATCTTCTCAAAACGAGTTTCCAAAAGCTTCGATTCCTGCGGATCTATTTTTACGAGGGCTCGTGCCAGGTTGTATAAAGCCTCGCCATAGTGAGGTTCGATATCGAGAGTCTTGCGCCATTCCGCAATGGCTCCAGCAGTATCGTCCTTATTGAACATCACGCGGCCGAGCATATAGTGAGCCTCGGCATTCTTAGGATCAAGTGCAATAACCTTGTGAAAGTACTCCGTTGCCTCGTCATCTGCCTCCGCCTGCATCGCAGTAAGGCCGAGGAGATACCATGCTCCAGTCAAATTGGGATCGAGATGCAAGCTTGCATGCAATTCAGATTTGGCTTCCTCATTGCGTTGCATATCCAGTAGCAGCCGCCCCTCGTTGTAGTGCGCCACCGCACTGTTCGGGGCAAGGCGAACTGCTTCAAGAAACTCCTTGAGCGCCTCCTCCATATGAACTTCGTCTGCAATGGCAATGCCAAGATTCAGATGCGCGTCCGCGGAAGATGGGTCAAGATCGCTGACCTTGCGCAGATAAGTAATGGCCTCTTCCTTACGGTCGAGGCGAGAGAGAACCATAGCCAGAGGCGTCAGCACGGAGGGGTTATCTGGACTAAGCAGAGCTGCCTTGCGCAAGGCAGTCTCCGCGTCGTTATAGCGTGACGCAGCTGCATAGACAAGGCCTAGATTTATCTGGGCCTGTATATTCCCCGGATCTCTGGCCAATACGCTGGACAGCACTTGAACCGCTCCACTCGTATTTCCCTGCCCTGAATATGCAGCCGCCAGATCGATCTGCAGCGCCTCCTCAGCGGGAGCGTTCTTTAGCAGAGCGGCGGCTTCCGAATATTTCTTTTCGACGATGAGAGCTTTTGATAGACCATCCAGAGCTGCGATTGATTTTGGATCGGCACGCAGAACAATCCTGAACTCCGCGATCGCAGCATCGGTCTGGTGAAGCTGATTCAATGCCGCTCCGAGAGCAGCGTGTATCTGAGTAGTTCCTGGCTTGAGCCGCAATGCTTTTCTGAACTCCTGCGCGGCCTGCTCTGCATGCCCTTCATTGAGAAAGGTCAATCCGAGATCATAATGGCTCTCCCATGAGTCAGGCGCAAGACGCACGGCAGATTCAAAAGCGCCGACTGCGCACGATAGCTGATTCTGGCCACCAAACCAGGCGCCAAGAGCATTCCATGCAGCAGCCGATGGATGAGTACGCACGGCACTCTCCAGATCCTCTGGCCCCCTGCAACCGGAAAGGCGCTGCACCGGCGCCTGCGCAGATATGCCGCAGGAAAACAATCCAAGTGTCATCAGGACGCAAAGCGATGCCTGAATGCATTGCCTCGGGCCGCGTGACACTCTACGCAGGATACTCAGCCGTTTCTCCAGAATCGCCTCGAACAAAGTCATGCTGAACAGGTATCACACCACAGCAACAGGCCGCCAGTCCGAAGCCGTCAAGCGGCCAACATCCTGACTTCTTATCCAGCTATCGCCCCGGCGATGACGCCTGCGCGCGGGCCAGCATCTGACGCATAAACGTATCCTGCGGAAAATACTTCAAGTATTCTTCCAGCGCTGCTTTGGCCTCTGAGTACTGCCGCATAGCAATGTAATTCACCACCAGTTTTTTCTGCAACACCGGATTGAAGGGATCCTGACCTGCAGCCTTCCTAAGCAGTGCTATCGCCTCTTCACCCTTCCCCTGCTTCTGCAATACATCCGCCAGATCTCCAGCAACAACCGGTTGCTCAGGATCAAGTTCGAGAGAACGCCGAAGATGATCTGCTGCCTGAACAAAATCACCACTCTTCAAATCTCTACGTCCCAGCGCAGCCTGCACGAGTGCTTTATCCGGATCACTCTGACCCAGTTGATCGAGAACTTTCAGATAGGGAGTGACGTATTCAGGCTTGTACTCAGCCAGTTCTCCATACGCCTGCAGCAACGTCAGCCCCGGAACGGGCACGTCCGGCTTTCCCAATACACGGTTCAAATGAATCAAATCCGGAAGCGAGGCTGTAGTCTGCTGAAACGTAATGTCTGGAAACGCTTCGCCCGGCTGTCGAAGTATTCGATGATTGGTCACGCTCGAATGCGATATCTCCCGCACGTCCCGTTTAGGCATATGGCAGCCGATACAGTTGTTCGCAGGAGTACTGTGCTGGCGTGCAGCAATCGGCAGCTTACAGCTTTGATTCGTGTGGCAGCTCAGGCATTTCCCATTGAAATAAGCTGGTGCCTGCTGCTCCTCCGGCTCAACATGCGGATCATGACAACTGATACAGCTCAGACGCCCTGCACTGGCGCGATAGCATTTGCTCAACGTCATTGAGTAGTAGTGCTCTACATGATCGTCATCGGGAGGAGCCTCACGCGTTGGAGGAACCTTCAGAATCGCAAGCGTATCGTTCAACGGCTGCCCTGGGCGAAAATCCTTATAGCTCTTGCCCGGTTGCAACACTCTTACATCCCCAGTCTGATGACAGTACATGCAGATATTGTTGGCCAGCTCCGGACTCAGGTGCGCCGGATTTACGATGAAGTGCTCCTTCGCTTCGCGGCCAGCCTTACTCTGCATCGCCTGCGCGTGCACGGCTCCTGGCCCATGACATCGCTCGCATCCAATGGCCACTTCACTGAATGGCTTGCTTTCATAGCGCCCATTCGTTGAGGCAACCGGCCGTGCGTTTCCGCTATGACAGACAATACATCCAGTCAATATAGGACGGTTGAATCCGTAATCGGCAAACTCGTATCCGGGAGTTAACCCCCAACTTCCTGCCTTCGAATAAAAAGATAGCGGAGCCTGAAAGAGATAGCCATCCCGCTCCGTCAGCATCCCAAAACCATTCTCCCCAGCGCCTATCTTCCATCCAAGCTGGCGTGTATCTCGAAAGACATCTTTCCCAGCAGCATCCGTTTCAAACTCGCTCTGATACAGCTTCCCATCCTGCGTATAAGCGGAGAAATGCCGATTGAGCTT
This DNA window, taken from Acidicapsa ligni, encodes the following:
- a CDS encoding alpha-L-fucosidase; protein product: MSAQQKNRRDFLQLALAASSLPLFPRFAFGTGIEDERTSWYREAKFGMFIHWGPYSLASVEASWPIMRPKPDGISEADYRALPARFNPTKFDPDAWIDLARTAGQQYMVFTSKHHDGFCMFDSSYTDYKITKTPYGKDIVKQLSDACAARDMRLGLYYSPPDLHHPDFRDTSKLAATNWNGEPERPEWPTYLEYMQLQLTELLSKYGPVVLIWFDGLYHQEKYDGQRFIKLIRSLQSGTLVNDRIGVPGDYVTPEQFIPKSIPIKQAHFFATDQNVEKELKIGIPRPEDFQLWETCMTINNTWAYNMHDHDYKSSQTLIRGLVEVASRGGNFLLNVGPQPDGQIQPEFQERLRAIGDWMAVNSDSIYGTTYGPVQGVNGIRTTAKHDKVYVSIFDWPSTPLDIPGLKKKVISAHLLATGQPLKFKQTETGVQIDLPAQAPDVNASVVALRTL
- a CDS encoding TonB-dependent receptor; this encodes MEKETRTTRNSSLHRQWLKNAWLLSFLTCFFLLTMDGFAQSTASVNGVVRDPAGAAVPNASVKLHNLDTNVDRTTLSNNDGAYVIVSIIPGNYRLEATSSGFDTRQIPSFTLAVGQTATFDFALQVGMQNTVVTVQGATPQLDVTSSNLGTVMATKQVNDLPLNGRNFTQLLELTPGVVPINTGQSNGGGFAGPPAVQGSSFTFPAINGQTNRSNFYLTDGLVNYGSILSTYAVPPIVDAIQEFKIVSHTDSAEAGSVLGGVVNVVTKSGTNSLHGTLWEYIRNDAFDASLPLTQTNPPFRQNQFGASAGGPVVFPKLYNGRNKTFFFGAYQGLRYTQPNDNLLLVPTEAQLSGDESASASNIYNPFSTRPDPANPGRYIRDIFPGKQIPSNLIDPAMVAYAQFVFPKAGATIAGTLDNAIDSTPVVQTQNEWTARVDQTFGASNSAWFRYSFINSTTTQSGGVPGLPSTTAIPARNWGGSYVHTFGPSLIVQIDAAHTTVQHNETTHFATPSTNIFTQVGFSTGFAGSFNAANGGNLLPDPGISGYADGGESVQNTPKATDSTQISGTVTKILGDHELHFGGGYISNSFASPIAYANLGFQAQQTGNPEDSSQVGDSLSSFLLDVPNSANRRNVSETTRPGGVLSAFVQDTWKASPKLTFNIGLRYDLTFIPPYGTDATIGKNGGIETGDMDFSNGTYVLQKLPPSCAQRGFAPCIPGDGTLPAHVVLDPRGKIAHDTFTNFGPRFGFAYRFDEKTVVRGGFGIVYDNWAAISQMAQNIEGSWPDIGQLINNSLNIPSTASATPTATAQNPFAGSTSGLFPAPTPFQQVQWFYDPHIKNAYSEQWTLGIERQLGTSTTIGLNYVGSVSRRNDVGGYYNTALTPGPGDAQARALYPYIAPTFYDRSIGSSNYHAMQFQLNKRFSNGFSYQVAYTWSKDINVGGDGWFGVEGTVPQDPYNPSGFGSRSVSGTDLTNVLSVNTLYQVPVGKGRMFSTGNRLFDYVLGNWQINNIFVAHTGQVFTPVTSSDIANTGNGTTYETLDVIGDPNKITKRTSHEYFNKAAYVTPDAYTYGTAGRNSLRTQNFWELDGSVFRQFPIHDSLSFEFRAEGFNLMNNVVLGTPDANINDGGNFGTVNNTANKPRILQFAGKIIF
- a CDS encoding tetratricopeptide repeat protein, whose product is MRTHPSAAAWNALGAWFGGQNQLSCAVGAFESAVRLAPDSWESHYDLGLTFLNEGHAEQAAQEFRKALRLKPGTTQIHAALGAALNQLHQTDAAIAEFRIVLRADPKSIAALDGLSKALIVEKKYSEAAALLKNAPAEEALQIDLAAAYSGQGNTSGAVQVLSSVLARDPGNIQAQINLGLVYAAASRYNDAETALRKAALLSPDNPSVLTPLAMVLSRLDRKEEAITYLRKVSDLDPSSADAHLNLGIAIADEVHMEEALKEFLEAVRLAPNSAVAHYNEGRLLLDMQRNEEAKSELHASLHLDPNLTGAWYLLGLTAMQAEADDEATEYFHKVIALDPKNAEAHYMLGRVMFNKDDTAGAIAEWRKTLDIEPHYGEALYNLARALVKIDPQESKLLETRFEKMKAQQHIMDRAQMLGNFAVASANAHDWPHAISQLKEALAACKECDALSRLHKDLGLIYCRSGDFRNGRAELLAAQKLSPDDEEIRKSLQLLPPE
- a CDS encoding tetratricopeptide repeat protein, whose amino-acid sequence is METGQIRIFRQYVLHFAFCFLSLVVGMWIVSAGGYVSIARAAQDETGHGQNGYSKNGHEGNEDGKDGYIGSEACAPCHADIYREFKKTDMGKSMVAISSIELTPALLQAMHLPATYDDTKLNRHFSAYTQDGKLYQSEFETDAAGKDVFRDTRQLGWKIGAGENGFGMLTERDGYLFQAPLSFYSKAGSWGLTPGYEFADYGFNRPILTGCIVCHSGNARPVASTNGRYESKPFSEVAIGCERCHGPGAVHAQAMQSKAGREAKEHFIVNPAHLSPELANNICMYCHQTGDVRVLQPGKSYKDFRPGQPLNDTLAILKVPPTREAPPDDDHVEHYYSMTLSKCYRASAGRLSCISCHDPHVEPEEQQAPAYFNGKCLSCHTNQSCKLPIAARQHSTPANNCIGCHMPKRDVREISHSSVTNHRILRQPGEAFPDITFQQTTASLPDLIHLNRVLGKPDVPVPGLTLLQAYGELAEYKPEYVTPYLKVLDQLGQSDPDKALVQAALGRRDLKSGDFVQAADHLRRSLELDPEQPVVAGDLADVLQKQGKGEEAIALLRKAAGQDPFNPVLQKKLVVNYIAMRQYSEAKAALEEYLKYFPQDTFMRQMLARAQASSPGR